DNA sequence from the Hoylesella buccalis ATCC 35310 genome:
ACCTTGCAAGAGAATGCCTTACAAAAGGCCATGTATGTGGCAGAACACTATGGGTTGGACTGTTTTGCCGATGATACGGGGCTCGAAGTGGAGGCTCTTCATGGTGCACCCGGTGTTCACAGTGCACGTTATGCCGAAGGAACCGACCATGATAGCGAGGCAAACATGCAGAAACTTTTGCACGAATTACAGGATAAAGAAAACAGAAAGGCTCATTTTCGCACTGTCATTGCCTTGCTGCAACATCCCAAAAATCAACAAGAAAAAAATGTAGATAATGCTTGTGCAGCACCTGAAATACATTATTTTGAAGGACGTGTGGATGGCTTAATCGCAGAAGAAAAGCGTGGTGATGCTGGTTTTGGTTATGATCCGCTGTTCATTCCCAACGGATATAACCAGAGTTTTGCCGAACTTGGCGAGGATATAAAGAACCACATTTCACATCGTGCACTGGCAGTTGAAAAATTAGCAGCCTATCTTAACGAAGATATAGCACAATCTGTCTAACTGAATGGCGCAATGAAAACAACGATAGTATCTATCCTTTTACTCATCATGGGTTGCTTGCAAGGCTTGTCCCAAATAGGTTCTTGGAAAGTATATCCTTCCTATCACGACATAACGGACGTGCAACCGGCAGGTAACATCGTATATGTGTTGGCATCGGGTGGATTGTTTTGCTATGATAAGGATGACAACAGCATACAAACTTTTGATAAGAAAACAGGCTTGAATGATGTTGAAATCAGCCACATCGCTTATAGTTCTGCGGCAAAAAGATTGATCATTGTCTACAAAAACAACAACATTGACTTACTAGATAGTAAGGGAAATGTAACCAATATCGCTGACTATTATAAAAAATCGCTGACAGAAGACAAAACCATTCACAGCATTTATGTCAATGGAAGCTATGCTTATTTGTCCACAGGATTTGGTATTGTCAAGCTAAATGTGAGTGATGCCGAGATTAGTGATACTTATTTTCTGGGCTTTCGCGTAGATTGGACACTTATACAGCAAAACAAAATCATTGCAGCATCAATGACCCATGGAAAATATGCTGCTGATTTGTCTTCTAATTTACTTGACAAAAAGAATTGGAAAAGAATAGGAAACTATACTGAAAACAACAAAGAAGTAGACAAAGAACTATGGAATAAAATGGAAAGCATGCGTCCGGAAGGTCCAAAATACAACCATTTTTATTTCCTAAAGTTTATCAATAACCGCCTTTACACTGCGGGAGGAGGCTTTGAATCGGAAGGTGTTAGCCTCTCACATCCAGGCATTATCCAAGTACTTGAGGATGGTCAATGGCACATCTATCAAGATGATATCCAAAAAACAACAGGTTATTCATATTCAGAAATCAACTGTTTGGCTATCGACCCTAAAGATGCAAACCATGTATTTGCAGGAGGTAGAACCGGACTTTACGAATTTCAAAACGGAAAACTCACCAAATACTACAATAAAGACAACAGTATTCTGATGCCAGCAGTTGATAAAGGAAAAGAACTGGATAATGAATATGTTCTCATCAACGGTCTGCTGTTCGATGAAGAGCGCCATCTTTGGATATTAAACAACCAAACCAAGGGACAAAGCATCATCGAATTACTGCCAGATGGAACCATGAAATCACACCATCAACCATCGCTGATGAGAAATGGAGTGAGCCCCAGTTTACTCTATCATCCCATGTTTGACAGTCGAGGTTTATTATGGTTCGGCAACGGGAACTACAAGTTTCCGGCACTGTTTTGTTATGATAGGAAGACTGAAACGCTGCACACGATAACCAATTTCATCAACCAAGATGGAAACAGTCTAAAAACAACAGCTGTAAAATATATCGCTGAAGATATGGAGAACAATCTTTGGATTGGTACAAATACAGGAGTATTGCTGCTTGAAGCCTCAAAGATCAATCAACTTCCCGATGTTACTTTCACACAAATAAAGATTCCTCGCAACGACGGAACTAACTTAGCCGACTATTTATTGGCAGGAGTAGACATCACCTGCATTGCAGTTGACAAGAGTAACCGCAAATGGTTTGGTACAGGAAGTAATGGAGTATATCTCATCAGTGCTGATAACAACCAGCAAATTCATCATTTTACCATAGCAAACAGCGTATTACCTTCTAACCATATAGAAAGCATTGCCATCAATAATCAAACAGGAGAAGTGTTTTTTGGGACAGACAAAGGACTTTGTTCTTTCCAAAGTGACGCTACCGAGGCTGTGGAATCGATGAACAAAGACGTTACTTATGCATACCCAAATCCGGTAGAACCCTCTTACAATGGCCCTATAACGGTTGTTGGACTCAGTTATCAAGCCGACATCAAAATAGTAACTGTCAATGGCACCTTAGTGACTAAAGGCAAAAGTAATGGCGGAACTTTCGTGTGGGATGGCAATGATATGAACGGAAACCCGGTGGCATCGGGCATCTATATGGTACAAACTGCCGACCAAACAGGAAACAAAGGAACTGTATGCAAAATCGCTATCGTCAGATAAGTCTGCTCTTTCTGGCTTTCCTATTGTTGGTGCTCTTCCTATTTGGCTATACACCCACAAACGATGGAGATGGCTATATTGAATACGCCAGGATGTGCATCGACTACGAAGAACCCTATCCTTGTGCGTCTACCATCAATGGACAACCCTTTATTTGGAACATTGGACAGATTAATTTAGTGGCTCTCTCGCTGTATCTATTCCATTCTGTATATCCCATCTTAGTGTTGATGTGCTTCCTCAAAGCCGCTTCAGCCTACTTAATAGCACGCATAGCACAAAAAACATGCAACGACCAGATAGGACTCATTGCCCTACTATTATATGTGTGCTATCCCAATAATTGGGGACAAAGCACGACAATACTCTCCGAAATACCATCCATCACACTCTTGTTAGGGGCGGTTTTCATCATTCTACACACCTCCCGTGTGCGAAATCTCTTCATAGCAGGCATGTTAATGGCTGTAGCCAATTGGTTTCGTCCCATCAGTTTGGTATTTATGGGTACGTTTCTTCTCTATTTTCTATTCTTTAAAAACAAACAATGGTTACGTTCTTTCAGTTCCCTGCTGGCTGGATATGCCTTGTTCATCCTCGTAGTTGGCACCACTTGCTGGCTGCGTACGGGCTATTTCTTGTACCAAAGTGAAACTTTGTGGTTCAACATGGCGGCAGCAACATATGAAACCAGCGTAGAACCTCATTACAATGCCGAGGCTTATCCCAAAGGAACCATCAGGTATATTGACCACATGAAGGATAAAACGGCGATAGAATGCAACCAAATATGGAAACAAAGATGTTTGGAATGGCTCAAGGATAACAAAGCAAACTATTTGAGTAAAATACCTGGAAGATTGGTTTACATGTACATGAACGACATGGATAACATACCTGCTTTTATGCATGATAAATCAAAAGTCCAAAACAATTACGTCACACTTCCCTATCGAACGCTACTATACAACCTTCAAAATCTATCCTCCATACAGTGGGCTGGACTGCTCAACATGATTTATTACGCATTCCTCCTAATGACCTTTGCCTTTTCCCTCCACGTTTTACAATCAGAAAAAAAGTACGACACCTTATTTCTTTTATGTTGTATCGTCATAGGAGGTTCATTAGCTTTGGTCTTGGCAGTACACGGAGAAACTCGATTTAAGGCTCCTTTCATGCCTTTTATCTTCATGGGTGCGGCGGTTAGCATCTATGAATTCATTCACAAGCGACGAGTTTTCTAATACATACCGTTTCTCTTTCATGGCTTAGTTGTCCACATCCTATTTATATATTCTTTTTATTTATTTATTAAAAGAAAAAAGTTAGCTATCTTTTCCATAATATATTAAAGTATCAAATGATGTGAATAAGTTGATAAATTTCTTGGCCAAATAATTGTGGAAATTGATGTATAATTTCATCATAAGTGTGTGGATATGCACCAACTTTTATGTTGTTTACTTACTAAGTGAATAAACAGGCAGTTTTTCAATATTTATAAACAGAATTATGCACAATTGTAACTATTCAGCGGTAGTAATAATAGTCCGGTTCAGCCTTATTCCTCAGTATGATTTTTCTTGAAAATCATCTAAAAAAGAGCCGTATTCTCTTGCGTATTTCAGATATTTTCTGTACTTTCATACCCATGAAAGAGCAAGTTACGGATATCTCTAAAGTACTGCAGAACATGGCAGAAGAAATGCGATTGATGCGTGAAACCATCAATCAACAGTATGTTGAAATTGCTATATTAAACCGTAACATCGAGTTGTTGAATAACCAACATCGTAAAAAGAACGAGGAAATAGCCCAATTGAAAAATAGCTTGTAGTGTATCTCAGCGTTGTTCAATTTCTTCCTTATGGGCGCATTGCCAATTTCTTGCATGACGTTCTCGGTCTGTTACCCAACTAATAGATAAATAAAAATAATTGTTAAGAAAAAAAATAACTAAATATGATAATGCCCATTCCGCATAGAATAAGCTGGATTGATAGTGTACGAGGATTTTGTATGATAGCAATTCTGTATTTTCATACTGAAATATATTATACTAACACCACCATCATTCCTTACAGTATGTATGTGGTAAACGCACTCGTTATGTTTTTCTTCATATCTGGATTTTTATTTTATAAAGAAAACAACTTTCATATTAAAAAGAAAATAAAGTCTATCTTTCGTTCACTCATCAAGCCTTATTTTATATTCACTGCTATCATTTCTATTCCAAAAACAATGGTTCATGGAGAAAATATAGAGATGATCAATATCATCAAACAAATTTTATTAGGTCATGCATCGTGGTTCATAGCTGCACTAATTATTGCCGAATTTATTTTTTCTATTATTTTATATGTTAGCAAAGAAAAAACAAGTATTATCATAGTTAGTAGCTGTATCTTGTTTTGCATAGGCTTATCGTTCAACCACACCGACTTATTAATACCCTGGCATGCACATATCGCTGCCTTATCTGTTTTGTTTATTGCATCAGGTTATCTGTATCATCGTTTTAATCATTTATTTTGTCACTATACCAACTCCTTTACTTTTGTATTGGCACTCGTTGTGTTAGTTATTTGCAAGATAATAGAAAACTACTATGAATTAAATATGATCATATATGTTTTGAATATAGATAATGTCTTTATATTTTTAATAGATACATTTCTATCTATTTACATCATTATTTATTTAGCAAAAAAATTGCCACAATTTCATTTTATACAATATGTAGGCAGGCACTGCATAGTATTTTATTTTTTATGTGGTGGCATACCACTACTGACAAGCAAAGTATTCAATGCCATTTCCTTAGGCTATTCTTCAAACTACCTTCAACTTTTACCTGTATTCTTTTGTGTACTTGTCATTACAACTTTTATAACTTGGATTATATATAAGTACATCAAAATAGTCTAGTTACTTTTTAATGTTGTCCACATCCTATTTATATATTCTTTTTATTTATTTTTTAAAAGAAAGAAATATGAAGAGAGATGATGTACGGTGGATATGTTGATAACTATACATCGATTTATTTGCTTTTTTCGTTATTACGCTCTTATGTTGGTTTTTACACACTTCAACGGCATATCTTTCTATTCTTAATCAATTTGTTAGCTATCTTTTCCACAATATAGTGAAGTATCGAATGATATGAATAAGTTGATAAATTTCTTGGCCGAATAATTGTGGAAATTGATGTATAACTTCGTCATAAGTGTGTGGATATGCACCAACTTTTATGTTGTTTACTTACTAAGTGGATAAACAGGCAGTTATTCAACATTTATAAACAGAGTTATGCACAATGATTGTGTATAAGTGTTTGTATGTTTCGTTTGAAGCAAATAAATAAGGCAACGACACAAATCGTTGCCTTATTTAAGTTCATCAAATGCTGTTTTATTCAGCTTGAGGAGTGAAATCTTCTTTTCCTACACCGCATAATGGGCATACCCAATCATCTGGGAGATCTTCAAATGCTGTTCCGGGAGCGATGCCTCCATCAGGATCGCCTTCTGCTGGGTCATAAACATAACCGCAAGTTTCACATACATACTTTTTCATAATCTTGTTTTTTAATAAGTGAATGAATTAATTTTAGTTTCTGTTATTATGTATAACTTCATCAAGTTTATTGATGATTTGTTCTGGTTTTATTTCATTTAAGCAAGCATAGTCATTCCTCCAGCACGGTTTATTGCCATAAATGGAACACGGGCGACACGTTAAGTCGGTCTGAACTGCAAGGTCTGCGCTTTGATTCCACCCCATAAATCCCGCAAAGGGATGTGTGGCACCCCAAATGCTGATGACGGGTGTGTTAACCAATGATGCCAGATGCATGTTGGCACTGTCCATACTAATCATCACATCCAAGTGGTACATCAAAAGCAGTTCTTCCTGCAACGTGTTTAATAGCGTTGGTACACTGACACATCTTTCATATTTTTTTGCCCACAAAGATAGCTGCTCCTTTTCTTCTTTTCTGCCCCCAAATAGGAAAATTCGTGTATTTTCGTACTTGGTTTGTATCATCTCAATTGTTTTTTCCATTTTTTCCAATGGATAAACTTTACCCTTGTGTGCCGCAAAAGGCGCTATGCCAATCCACCGTTCTTCCTTGTTTTTCGCTTCGATACCATTTGGTAAGTCAGGCATGGTACCGTCTTGACGTGGAAAGATGGATGTAAAATCTATCTCAATAGGGTAACCTAATTTTGCTAATACATCCGCATAGTTTTGGAAAGACGTTTGTAGCGGCGTCAATACCTTATTCCCTTTAGCGGTTAGCCTACGTCTGTCGGCCCGATGCTTGTCAATATGAGCCACTTTGAACCTGTCTAACGAAAATCTGGTGCGTAGATATTTCGAGCGCAGGTTGTCATGAAAATCAGCTATGGCGGTGAATCGTTTGGCCGTCAGTCTGCGGTAAAGTTTATTCAGTCCGCGCAGATTCTTATATTCATTGTTCAGGTCGGCAGACATGAAATCCACGTTTGGTGCCAATTTGTCAAAGAAATTCGCTGCAAAGGGTCGGCTCAACACGCTGATGCGAATGTTGGGATATTGTTTTGCCAACGAGTACACTACCGGAACCGTCATGGCTACGTCACCCATAGCCGAGAACCGTATGATGAGCAGATGTTCGGTCTTCATTTATTTTTTGTAGAGAACCGGGTTGGTCGACGGATCATTGTACATCTTCATTTGTCGGTACACTTTCATGTATTTTCGTCCCTCTTGGATGTCTTCCAGCAGCTGATCAATGGCTGTTCCCAAGTCTTTTTGTTGTTCCAGCAGGACATTTAGCTTGGCCGTACATGTATCTTTGTGCTCTTTTGAAGCATCTTGTCGTTCGACTTGCTCGCGCATGTGATAAATCTTCAGTGCCAGTATGGACAGTCTATCTATTGCCCATGCCGGACTTTCGGTGTTGATGCGTGCGTCGGGCAGCACTTTCACCTCACTGTATTTCTGCCTGAAATAGCTGTCTATCTGTTCAACAAGATCAGTACGGTCTTGATTCGATCGGTCAATGCGGCGCTTCAAGGCCAACGCTTCCATTGGATCAATGTGCGGGTCTCTGATGATATCTTCAAAATGCCATTGAACAGTGTCAATCCAGCACTTCAGATACAACCGGTTTTCGATGGTTCCTTCGTCGTAGGGATTATTGATTGGTGTGTCAATATCATCATGGACGTGATAATCATCAATAGCTCGTTGAAAGATTTTGTTACATTGTTCACTAAATGACATGTTGCGTTTTCTTTTGGTTACTTATGCAAATATAAATAATAAAAGGTAATGGTCAAAACAAAATCAAGGTTTTTTAGTACATTGTAACAAAGTATGCGTTGTTTAATTTGATTTTTATCGTTTTAGACGTTCTTGTCTTTCCACTGTTTTGACAAATCAAAATAAATATTGAAAGGAGTGTGAATTTTCTTGACAAGCAACCCTTTTATTTTGGGCGTATTTGTAAATAACTCTTCATCCGTTTGCAAATACGCCAAATATAGGTTGTTTTTGTATATGATTGACACATAATAAAATACAGCTTTCAACCATAGTTAGACCACTTCATTTTTGCTTTTTTCAGGGTAAACGCATTGCTTTTAGGCTTCAATATGCATGCTTTTGGTGTGTTAAGCCTTGTAAATTGACCGGCAAAGTCGTATATATTGAACCTTAAACGCATTGCTGTTGCCTTAAAATTTAATTTTTCTTGCTTCATGATAGCTTGTTTGCTCCCTCCTTGCCTAGTGAATTTTTCCAGAATGAAAGTTTTGAAGTGCTGTTTTAGGAGCATTATTTGGTTAAAAAATTCTACATTTTTTCAGCTAAAGATGCAGTTCATCCTGTGGCACAATGCCGTAGTGTTTTAAATCATTACGCACTTACCTATTTATTAATGTTTTTTTTCTTTTTTGAAGAAAGCATCTATTATAACTCTATAAATTACAGCTATTTTCAAAAAAACAAGCATTAAAATTGCACAATATATGGTATAATGTGCAATATGAGGTACTTTTTTCGATAAAACATTTGTAGATGTGAATAAAAATTTGTTCCTTTGCATCCGTATTTTTGATAATGAATCACTTATAAACATTTTAAAAAAGTTACAATTATGTCAGAAATTGAAAGCAAAGTAAAGGCTATTATCGTAGATAAGTTGGGTGTTGATGAGGCAGAAGTAAAGCCAGAAGCAAGTTTCACCAATGATCTGGGTGCCGATTCATTGGACACTGTAGAGCTGATCATGGAATTCGAGAAAGAATTCGGCATCTCTATTCCAGACGATAAAGCTGAGAAGATTGCAACGGTAGGTGATGCCATTTCTTATATAGAAGAAAATGCAAAATAATTAAAAGCAAACGATTTGGGTTGAGCTGGGAGATTTCTTTCAGCTCAATTTCAATTTGCTTTTAATCAATTTTTTTTATTCAATCAATGGAATTAAAAAGAGTAGTAGTAACAGGACTTGGTGCCGTGACACCTATTGGCAATACGCCTGAAGAAACATGGAAAAGCATGTTGGCAGGTAAGAGTGGTGCTGCTCCTATTACATTATTTGATACTTCCAACTTCAAGACACAGTTTGCTTGTGAGGTAAAAGACCTGAACATCAACGACTATATTGATAGAAAGGCCGTACGCAAGCTGGATCGCTACACGCAGTTGGCCATGATTTCGGCCATGCAGGGTGTAAAAGATGCTGGACTTGACTTGGAAAAAGAAGACAAAAACCGTATCGGTGTTATCTATGGTGTGGGTATCGGGGGTATTAAAACCTTCGAAGAAGAGGTTTCGTATTATGCCTTGAATAAGGAAAACGGACCTAAATTCAGCCCATTCTTCATTCCTAAGATGATTGCCGACATCGCTTCCGGACAGATTTCCATTCACTTTGGATTTCATGGTCCCAACTATACCACAACCAGTGCGTGTGCTTCTTCGAGCACAGCCTTGTCAGATGCATTCAATCTCATTCGTTTGGGCAAGGCGAACATCATCGTTTCAGGTGGTGCCGAGGCAGCCATTACGGCCAGTGGTGTGGGTGGATTCAATGCCATGCATGCGTTGTCAACCCGTAATGACGACCCTGAACATGCTTCACGGCCGTTCAGCGCCAGTCGTGACGGTTTCGTCATGGGCGAGGGAGCAGGTTGTTTGATTCTTGAAGAGTTGGAACATGCCAAGGCGCGCGGTGCCAAAATCTATGCCGAAATGATTGGTGAAGGTGCCAGTGGCGACGCTTATCACATCACGGCCAGCCACCCGGAAGGTCTTGGTGCTAAGCTGGTGATGACCGCAGCATTAGAAGATGCCGGTCTGAAGCCAGAAGATGTTGATTACATCAATGTGCATGGTACTTCTACACCTGTTGGAGATATCTCTGAGGTTAAAGCCATCAAGGATGTGTTTGGTGACCATGCCTACAAGTTGAATATCAGTTCTACCAAGAGTATGACCGGCCACTTGCTGGGTGCAGCAGGTACTGTAGAGGCTATGGCCTGTGTGTTGGCCGTTCGGGACGGCATCATTCCTCCCACTATCAATCATGAGGAGGATGACAAAGACCCTGAAATTGATTACGAACTGAACTATACGTTCAACCAAGCTCAGAAGCGTGAGGTGCGTGTAGCATTGAGTAATACGTTCGGGTTTGGTGGACATAACGCTTGCGTAGTATTCAAGAAATATGCTGAGTAATATTCTCGATCGGATAAAGCTCCCCTTCCGTCGTGAAAGGGAGCTTTATTCGTCTTTATGCCGTATCATCGGTTTCTATCCACACGATATCAGTTATTACAAATTGGCCTTGATGCATAAGAGCGTCATGCGTCGCAATGCCAAGGGCAAACCCGTGAATAACGAGCGTTTGGAGTTTCTCGGTGATGCCATTCTCGATGCTACCGTAGGGCATATCGTGTACGAGCATTTTCCCGGTAAGCGTGAGGGATTTCTCACCAACACACGCAGTAAGCTGGTTCAACGCAGTACTTTGAACAAGTTGGCCAATGAGATGGGCATTTGCAAGCTTATCCTTAGTAGCGGACGCAACGCCTCGCATAACAGTTATATGGGCGGAAATGCGTTCGAAGCGCTTGTGGGTGCCATCTATCTGGATCGTGGTTACGATGCTTGTATGCGCTTCATGAAAGACCGTATCTTGAAGGAAATGCTCAACATTGATAAGGTGGCTTACAAGGAAGTGAATTTCAAGAGTAAGCTGATTGAATGGAGCCAGAAAAACAAAGTGAAGATTAACTTCAAGCTGTTGAATCAAGGGCAGGATAAAAACGGTAACCCGGTCTTTAAGTATGCAGCCGAATTGGAAGGAATTGAGGGGTGTTCTGGTGAGGGATTCAGCAAGAAAGAGAGTCAACAGCTGGCCAGTAAGCTTACGTTGGAACAACTGAAACGCAAGCCGCAGTTCATCGATGAGGTGTTTGCCGCCAAGACCAACCGCACCAAGATGGAAGAAGAGCCGGTTGTTATCGTGCCGGATACGCATCCACAGGATGATTTCATCGTGGTGAAGAGTGAAGACCTACCGGTACAAAAGCACGAATCACCCTTCCAGGAAGAGGTCTTTACCGATTCTCAAGAAGAGGTTCTTGAAGAGTCGCCTGTTATCTCCAACTTGGTAGATGAGATTGATGAGCTGCATTTAGACGATATCAGCGCCCAAAGAATGAGCGATGAGGAAATCATTGCCAAGGCCGAAGAAGAAGCCTTTTCGAATGAATAGCTACGTCAGCAGCGTGCATACAGATGCTCGCTGTCGGCGTATCTGTCGGCAGCGAGCATGTATCGTCCTTTTTAATTCATGTAGATAGGTATTTAAGTCAGTAGTGATGCGGTTGGTTCAGCTGCTGATTTGGCCGTTTTCTGGTCCTCATGGATGAGTTTGAGCAGGTGTTCTACCGCCTCTTCCGTAGGGATGTTTTTCTCCACACAGGTTTGTTTTCTGTACAAAGAAACCTTTCCCGGGCCGGCACCTACATAGCCATAATCGGCATCAGCCATCTCTCCAGGACCGTTGACAATGCATCCCATGATGCCTATCTTGAGGCCTTTCATCTCTTTTGTGGCGTCTTTAATGCGCGCAATGGTCTGTTGTAGATCGTATAAGGTGCGTCCACAGCCCGGACAACTAATGTATTCGGTTTTGCTCATGCGCAGTCTTCCTGCCTGTAAGATATTGAATGCCGTTTCTTCCAATACGCTATCAGACAGTTTTCCATCGTTCATGAGCCAGATACCATCTGTCAATCCGTCAATCATCAATGCTCCCATGTCGGCCGACGCGTCCAGTTGGAAGTCGCTTTTCTCATCATGACGGTACATTTGAGCGAAGACTACGGGATTGTATACACCGTTGTTCATCATCTCGTGAACCAATGCTCGTTGGTCTCCTACCCTGTTTTGATGGTTGCTCATGCACACCACAACAATCTCGGGATGGGCTTTTAGGCACGCAACATATTCCTCTGTAGGCGTTCCGAACTGCAAAACAAGGAACTTGATGTCCGACTTCATGCTACCAATGAATGGCATAGCCATGGCTGGAAAGATGGGATAGGTATGTTTTTCGCCATGATATTCGCTGTAATCAACGATATATTTCCGGTCTTCTGCATATTTAGGAACTTGGTTTCCCACGTAAATGTAGTCGGCCTTGCAGCCTTCATTCGAAGTAATGACAATGGGTACGTTGCTTCCACCGATGTTGCCAATTGCACGTGTTTTACGCCTTTCAGGGCGAAGATAGTTGAAATGT
Encoded proteins:
- the fabF gene encoding beta-ketoacyl-ACP synthase II, with amino-acid sequence MELKRVVVTGLGAVTPIGNTPEETWKSMLAGKSGAAPITLFDTSNFKTQFACEVKDLNINDYIDRKAVRKLDRYTQLAMISAMQGVKDAGLDLEKEDKNRIGVIYGVGIGGIKTFEEEVSYYALNKENGPKFSPFFIPKMIADIASGQISIHFGFHGPNYTTTSACASSSTALSDAFNLIRLGKANIIVSGGAEAAITASGVGGFNAMHALSTRNDDPEHASRPFSASRDGFVMGEGAGCLILEELEHAKARGAKIYAEMIGEGASGDAYHITASHPEGLGAKLVMTAALEDAGLKPEDVDYINVHGTSTPVGDISEVKAIKDVFGDHAYKLNISSTKSMTGHLLGAAGTVEAMACVLAVRDGIIPPTINHEEDDKDPEIDYELNYTFNQAQKREVRVALSNTFGFGGHNACVVFKKYAE
- a CDS encoding two-component regulator propeller domain-containing protein, with protein sequence MKTTIVSILLLIMGCLQGLSQIGSWKVYPSYHDITDVQPAGNIVYVLASGGLFCYDKDDNSIQTFDKKTGLNDVEISHIAYSSAAKRLIIVYKNNNIDLLDSKGNVTNIADYYKKSLTEDKTIHSIYVNGSYAYLSTGFGIVKLNVSDAEISDTYFLGFRVDWTLIQQNKIIAASMTHGKYAADLSSNLLDKKNWKRIGNYTENNKEVDKELWNKMESMRPEGPKYNHFYFLKFINNRLYTAGGGFESEGVSLSHPGIIQVLEDGQWHIYQDDIQKTTGYSYSEINCLAIDPKDANHVFAGGRTGLYEFQNGKLTKYYNKDNSILMPAVDKGKELDNEYVLINGLLFDEERHLWILNNQTKGQSIIELLPDGTMKSHHQPSLMRNGVSPSLLYHPMFDSRGLLWFGNGNYKFPALFCYDRKTETLHTITNFINQDGNSLKTTAVKYIAEDMENNLWIGTNTGVLLLEASKINQLPDVTFTQIKIPRNDGTNLADYLLAGVDITCIAVDKSNRKWFGTGSNGVYLISADNNQQIHHFTIANSVLPSNHIESIAINNQTGEVFFGTDKGLCSFQSDATEAVESMNKDVTYAYPNPVEPSYNGPITVVGLSYQADIKIVTVNGTLVTKGKSNGGTFVWDGNDMNGNPVASGIYMVQTADQTGNKGTVCKIAIVR
- a CDS encoding glycosyltransferase family 39 protein, with the translated sequence MQNRYRQISLLFLAFLLLVLFLFGYTPTNDGDGYIEYARMCIDYEEPYPCASTINGQPFIWNIGQINLVALSLYLFHSVYPILVLMCFLKAASAYLIARIAQKTCNDQIGLIALLLYVCYPNNWGQSTTILSEIPSITLLLGAVFIILHTSRVRNLFIAGMLMAVANWFRPISLVFMGTFLLYFLFFKNKQWLRSFSSLLAGYALFILVVGTTCWLRTGYFLYQSETLWFNMAAATYETSVEPHYNAEAYPKGTIRYIDHMKDKTAIECNQIWKQRCLEWLKDNKANYLSKIPGRLVYMYMNDMDNIPAFMHDKSKVQNNYVTLPYRTLLYNLQNLSSIQWAGLLNMIYYAFLLMTFAFSLHVLQSEKKYDTLFLLCCIVIGGSLALVLAVHGETRFKAPFMPFIFMGAAVSIYEFIHKRRVF
- a CDS encoding glycosyltransferase family 9 protein, translating into MKTEHLLIIRFSAMGDVAMTVPVVYSLAKQYPNIRISVLSRPFAANFFDKLAPNVDFMSADLNNEYKNLRGLNKLYRRLTAKRFTAIADFHDNLRSKYLRTRFSLDRFKVAHIDKHRADRRRLTAKGNKVLTPLQTSFQNYADVLAKLGYPIEIDFTSIFPRQDGTMPDLPNGIEAKNKEERWIGIAPFAAHKGKVYPLEKMEKTIEMIQTKYENTRIFLFGGRKEEKEQLSLWAKKYERCVSVPTLLNTLQEELLLMYHLDVMISMDSANMHLASLVNTPVISIWGATHPFAGFMGWNQSADLAVQTDLTCRPCSIYGNKPCWRNDYACLNEIKPEQIINKLDEVIHNNRN
- the rnc gene encoding ribonuclease III, with the protein product MLSNILDRIKLPFRRERELYSSLCRIIGFYPHDISYYKLALMHKSVMRRNAKGKPVNNERLEFLGDAILDATVGHIVYEHFPGKREGFLTNTRSKLVQRSTLNKLANEMGICKLILSSGRNASHNSYMGGNAFEALVGAIYLDRGYDACMRFMKDRILKEMLNIDKVAYKEVNFKSKLIEWSQKNKVKINFKLLNQGQDKNGNPVFKYAAELEGIEGCSGEGFSKKESQQLASKLTLEQLKRKPQFIDEVFAAKTNRTKMEEEPVVIVPDTHPQDDFIVVKSEDLPVQKHESPFQEEVFTDSQEEVLEESPVISNLVDEIDELHLDDISAQRMSDEEIIAKAEEEAFSNE
- a CDS encoding acyltransferase family protein; translation: MIMPIPHRISWIDSVRGFCMIAILYFHTEIYYTNTTIIPYSMYVVNALVMFFFISGFLFYKENNFHIKKKIKSIFRSLIKPYFIFTAIISIPKTMVHGENIEMINIIKQILLGHASWFIAALIIAEFIFSIILYVSKEKTSIIIVSSCILFCIGLSFNHTDLLIPWHAHIAALSVLFIASGYLYHRFNHLFCHYTNSFTFVLALVVLVICKIIENYYELNMIIYVLNIDNVFIFLIDTFLSIYIIIYLAKKLPQFHFIQYVGRHCIVFYFLCGGIPLLTSKVFNAISLGYSSNYLQLLPVFFCVLVITTFITWIIYKYIKIV
- a CDS encoding DUF4254 domain-containing protein, coding for MSFSEQCNKIFQRAIDDYHVHDDIDTPINNPYDEGTIENRLYLKCWIDTVQWHFEDIIRDPHIDPMEALALKRRIDRSNQDRTDLVEQIDSYFRQKYSEVKVLPDARINTESPAWAIDRLSILALKIYHMREQVERQDASKEHKDTCTAKLNVLLEQQKDLGTAIDQLLEDIQEGRKYMKVYRQMKMYNDPSTNPVLYKK
- a CDS encoding non-canonical purine NTP diphosphatase, which codes for MKIVFATNNKNKLQEIRDILGERFEIVSLQDIGCHEDIPETGDTLQENALQKAMYVAEHYGLDCFADDTGLEVEALHGAPGVHSARYAEGTDHDSEANMQKLLHELQDKENRKAHFRTVIALLQHPKNQQEKNVDNACAAPEIHYFEGRVDGLIAEEKRGDAGFGYDPLFIPNGYNQSFAELGEDIKNHISHRALAVEKLAAYLNEDIAQSV
- a CDS encoding acyl carrier protein codes for the protein MSEIESKVKAIIVDKLGVDEAEVKPEASFTNDLGADSLDTVELIMEFEKEFGISIPDDKAEKIATVGDAISYIEENAK
- the rd gene encoding rubredoxin; translated protein: MKKYVCETCGYVYDPAEGDPDGGIAPGTAFEDLPDDWVCPLCGVGKEDFTPQAE